TGGGCCCGCATTTTTTTTGGTTATCAGTGGAATCATCGGCTTTAATTTCTTGGCCATTTACAACCAGGCTGCAAGATCCTTTATCAATTACTTCTTCCGTTGTGGTATCATCTTTTCTCACTACCAATTTAAAATAGTCGGCCGGAAAATTCAGCGTAACCTCGCTTATTCGATCGCTATTATTGGGTGTTTCCATGGTGATAAAAAGGTGCCATGAAAATCGGAC
This DNA window, taken from Muriicola soli, encodes the following:
- a CDS encoding DUF6503 family protein; protein product: METPNNSDRISEVTLNFPADYFKLVVRKDDTTTEEVIDKGSCSLVVNGQEIKADDSTDNQKKCGPTEMMKITTLTYMVSDEIKR